AGCACTGCAACATAACATGCTGTCTCCCCAGCCACATAACACATTTGGTCCACACAATATTGCTTGTACTTCCGCATACTGCATCTAGGCTGGTCACACACTGTTGTCAGACACTGATCACGTGATGATAGGGCCTTATACAAAACCAATAAAAGTCTGACATCAGTGTTTGCAGGACAGAAGCAGGTTGGGGTGAAATGTAAGCTCTTGCaatgttttggctttaaaaactttatttccaGACATATGTtgtctttgatttatttttacaatgtcaCCCATGTCAGGTTTCCATTctctgtgacccccccccccgaGCAGATTCACCCCTCTCTTTGTCCCTCTGAACGCTGTCTCCAGGACATAGAATTTAGGGAAGTTTTCAGTGGTTACAGAGTGGAAATCCCTTATCCCTTAAAGAGATGTCACCTGGACaccaacagcaaaagaaaaaagacttgaaaattttagttttagatatttaaagtggaattgttACTGAAATGGGAGGTCTGCATACACTGTCCCCCTTTGAAAAAGCCCACCTGTACAGTCCATGCCCCTACCGCTTAGATAAGGCCCACCTACAGCGATCAGGCCCTTCCCCCTTTGGGAAGGTTCACCTGTATTGTCTAGACCCCTTCCTAATCACCTGAAAAGGTTTGCCTGCACTACCTAGACCTCTCCTCTTTGAGAAGGCTCACCTGCATTGTCTAGGCTCCTCCCCTTTGAGAAGGCCTGCCTGCACTGCTTAGGCCCCTCCCCTTTGAAAAGGCTCACCGGCACTGCCTAGGCCCCTCCCATTTTAGAAGACTCACCTGCACTACCTAGACCCCTCTCCCTTTGAGAAGGCTCACCTGCACTATATAGGCCCCTCCCCCTTTGAGAAGGTTCACCTGCACTGCCTAGGCCCCTCCCGTTTGAGAAGGCTCACCTGCACTGCCTAGGCCCCTCCCATTTGAGAAGGCTCACCTGCACTGTCTAGGCCCCTCCCCCCTGTGAGAAGGTTCACCTGAACTGTCTAGGTTCCTCCCCTTTCGAACAAGCTGGGTTCTGCCTCCTTCTACACAGCATATgacattctactgtcactggaaatgatcacagaaATTTGATGTCTGTACCTCATTGTACTTTCTGTTAGTTGATTTATGTATAATTAATATTCCTTCTCTCCTTCCAGCACTGGTTGCATTGTCATTTAGCGGGGCCATCGGTCTCACCTTTCTCATGCTGGGATGTGCCTTGGAGAGATATAGGTATGCAGAATATTCCCTgtactgtgtgtatatacaggTGATGCGCTTAACAATTgcagtgtaaaaataaattgcacaatAAAAAGCAAATCATTAAAAGTGCAGCTGCAGCAAAATAtgtatgatttatgttttttttttttactgtctgtttCAACATTTAGATTGGGCAGCATCATTCAACCCGCTACCTCTGAGCCCACACTGCCATTGACTCGCTACCTGGGAGGTGTCACAACAAACCATTCTGATCTTAGAGTATTACTGCTCTGCACAGTATTAGTATGATACTAAAATGTTTGGCTTTGGTGCAACACCTCTCTCTGTTCCACCCATAGTCATCCAACCCAATTCCTGCAAGCCTTATATATAAGCTAATATAGGTTTGCAATCTGGGGTTGGGCCAGTACCCTGGCCGGGTCTCCCAGTACTAGTGGACAGGTTAGTGCTTGCACGTTATTACATGTACAGCGAAGAGGAAAGAGTCAccaccttttatttaaatattacagctGTGAGGGCTTTAgttggggatgggggggggttattaaataataaaatgaagctgGGCTTCAAGTTGTTGCCACTCTTACATCTCGGTGTGACAGAATTGTCAGTGCTGGGAGTGGGGGATACAAAATAATCTGTGAATATGTTAAACAttaccattgatttttttatatggaacCATGTAAATATTGAGTTAATATAATTTAGTTGTTGGTATTAGGACCAGGATCACAAGGAGATGGATTAATgttgtgcatttgttttcattgcagAGTTTACTGGCCCCTCTTCGTTTTGATATTTTATGTCATCAGTCCCATTCCGCACTTTATTGCCACACGACTCAGTGATGACACGGATGCAGCCAGCAGTGCCTGTCGGGAGCTGGCTTATTTCTTCACCACGGGGATTGTAGTTTCAGCGTTTGGCCTTCCAATTGTACTCGCCAGAATAGAATTGGTGAGTGATGGAATGCTGTtgtgtaatataattgtatatgtgtTAGGTGGTCATATCACGTGACATGCTGTACAAGGGGAAAAAGTTGAAGGGAGGTCGTAGGCAGAAGTCTGCAGGAGTAAAAAGACTCTGTTCATTATTCAGCAATGGCTACTATAACTATAACCAAGGTGAGCACTCAGGGGGCTAGTCCCAGGTGGTGCCAT
This portion of the Pyxicephalus adspersus chromosome 8, UCB_Pads_2.0, whole genome shotgun sequence genome encodes:
- the LEPROT gene encoding leptin receptor gene-related protein, whose translation is MAGIKALVALSFSGAIGLTFLMLGCALERYRVYWPLFVLIFYVISPIPHFIATRLSDDTDAASSACRELAYFFTTGIVVSAFGLPIVLARIELILWGACGLVLAGNAVIFLTILGFFIVFGRGDDFSWEQW